A window from Actinomycetospora corticicola encodes these proteins:
- a CDS encoding M20 family metallopeptidase, with protein MSAPPRADTLSEQQRRWVADACTQLSADRMTELVVGMVDIPSPTGEEGPLAAWLADQLDTAGLAGRLQPLDDRQANAHGRLAGDGTGESLLLYAPIDTFTVGDPAEDVPWIGPDLRADMQPRARVRGDHVLGLGASNPKGHGAAVVAAAEAVAAAGIPLRGDLLVGLGAGGMPTNGRSARGLVRRNTGQGVGCSYLLEQGVWADHAVIAKPGWAVAWEEVGLCWFEVRVRGAFSYVGSRHRMPYRNAVAHAATVITALEEWFPSYAAAHTDGLVAPQGIVASVEGGWPRLASATSALARITVDLRTNPRSTPADVRHEFGAAIAAILARHPELDVDWEMTLAIPGTHTPPDAPVVRSAVAAWEDLEGREHTPIVANSGATDANILRNRGLPTARIGMDRIGDDAPIPLDFPAGMNVVDIREALRLSRHLVHTAVALCTRERTPS; from the coding sequence ATGAGCGCCCCGCCACGGGCCGACACGCTCTCCGAGCAGCAACGACGCTGGGTCGCCGACGCCTGCACGCAGCTCTCCGCCGACCGCATGACCGAACTCGTCGTCGGGATGGTCGACATCCCCAGCCCGACCGGGGAGGAGGGTCCGCTGGCCGCGTGGTTGGCCGACCAGCTCGACACCGCCGGCCTGGCCGGGCGTCTGCAACCCCTCGACGACCGGCAGGCCAACGCCCACGGCCGCCTCGCGGGCGACGGCACGGGCGAGAGCCTGCTGCTCTACGCACCCATCGACACGTTCACCGTCGGGGACCCCGCCGAGGACGTCCCGTGGATCGGCCCGGACCTCCGCGCCGACATGCAGCCGCGGGCCCGGGTGCGCGGTGACCACGTCCTCGGTCTCGGCGCGAGCAACCCGAAGGGCCACGGAGCGGCCGTGGTCGCCGCCGCCGAGGCGGTGGCCGCCGCCGGCATCCCGCTGCGTGGCGACCTGCTCGTCGGGCTCGGTGCCGGGGGGATGCCCACCAACGGCCGGAGCGCCCGCGGCCTCGTCCGGCGGAACACCGGGCAGGGCGTCGGTTGCTCCTACCTGCTCGAGCAGGGCGTGTGGGCCGACCACGCCGTCATCGCCAAGCCCGGCTGGGCGGTCGCCTGGGAGGAGGTGGGCCTCTGCTGGTTCGAGGTGCGGGTGCGCGGTGCCTTCTCCTACGTCGGGTCGCGCCACCGCATGCCCTACCGCAACGCCGTCGCCCATGCGGCCACCGTGATCACCGCCCTCGAGGAGTGGTTCCCGAGCTACGCCGCGGCCCACACCGACGGGCTCGTCGCCCCACAGGGCATCGTCGCCTCGGTGGAGGGCGGGTGGCCCCGCCTCGCGTCGGCGACCTCCGCCCTCGCCCGCATCACCGTCGACCTGCGGACCAACCCGCGCAGCACCCCTGCCGACGTGCGCCACGAGTTCGGGGCGGCCATCGCCGCGATCCTCGCCCGGCACCCCGAGCTCGACGTCGACTGGGAGATGACGCTCGCGATCCCCGGCACCCACACCCCGCCGGACGCACCCGTCGTCCGGAGCGCCGTGGCCGCATGGGAGGACCTCGAGGGCCGCGAGCACACGCCGATCGTCGCGAACAGCGGCGCGACCGACGCCAACATCCTGCGCAACCGCGGGCTGCCCACCGCCCGGATCGGCATGGACCGCATCGGCGACGACGCGCCGATCCCGCTGGACTTCCCCGCCGGGATGAACGTCGTCGACATCCGGGAGGCGCTGCGCCTGTCCCGCCACCTCGTGCACACCGCCGTCGCGCTGTGCACCCGAGAGAGGACACCGTCGTGA
- a CDS encoding catechol 1,2-dioxygenase: MSEIVLGLGASHSTLMNTHWDEVDHLPEAHHFRAGLAAARDTLAAAAPDAVVVVGSNHFRGMFLDLMPAITVGVGEVLGAGEAGTPGGPLPTDPDLARALVDGMVDDGFDPAFSLRLTVDHGITHSLQHLVPGLDVPVVPVVVNMFAPPLPSLRRCAALGATIGRVLRSDGLDRRVALIASGGLSHRLPWPKWFETLSDDDRFLVEAWLNGRDSWAQYEVRRREIIRAARPDINADFDTRFLAALERGDLSHVLAMSDDELEAEAGNGAHEIRSWIAVQAALHGPDGPPRATTAVYAAVGPWLTGMGVSVLTPAHLPLPATPLESAP; the protein is encoded by the coding sequence GTGAGCGAGATCGTGCTCGGCCTGGGGGCCTCGCACAGCACGTTGATGAACACGCACTGGGACGAGGTCGACCACCTGCCGGAGGCCCACCACTTCCGTGCCGGACTCGCCGCCGCGCGCGACACGCTCGCCGCGGCCGCGCCGGACGCCGTCGTGGTGGTCGGGTCCAACCACTTCCGCGGCATGTTCCTCGACCTCATGCCCGCGATCACCGTGGGCGTCGGCGAGGTCCTGGGAGCCGGCGAGGCGGGCACGCCCGGCGGCCCGCTGCCCACCGATCCCGACCTGGCGCGCGCCCTCGTCGACGGCATGGTCGACGACGGCTTCGACCCGGCGTTCTCGCTGCGGCTGACCGTCGACCACGGCATCACCCACTCGCTGCAGCACCTGGTGCCGGGCCTCGACGTGCCGGTCGTACCCGTCGTCGTGAACATGTTCGCGCCGCCGCTGCCGTCCCTGCGCCGGTGCGCCGCGCTGGGCGCGACGATCGGGCGGGTCCTCCGCTCCGACGGGCTCGACCGGCGGGTGGCGCTGATCGCCTCGGGAGGCCTGTCGCACCGGCTGCCGTGGCCGAAGTGGTTCGAGACGCTCTCCGACGACGACCGTTTCCTCGTCGAGGCGTGGCTCAACGGTCGGGACTCGTGGGCGCAGTACGAGGTCCGGCGGCGGGAGATCATCCGCGCCGCGCGGCCCGACATCAACGCCGACTTCGACACCCGGTTCCTCGCCGCCCTCGAGCGGGGCGACCTGTCCCACGTGCTCGCGATGTCCGACGACGAACTCGAGGCGGAGGCCGGCAACGGCGCCCACGAGATCCGGTCCTGGATCGCGGTGCAGGCCGCCCTGCACGGCCCCGACGGACCGCCCCGGGCGACCACCGCCGTCTACGCCGCGGTCGGCCCCTGGCTGACCGGCATGGGGGTCTCCGTCCTCACCCCTGCCCACCTCCCCCTCCCCGCCACCCCCCTGGAGTCCGCACCATGA
- a CDS encoding alpha/beta fold hydrolase: MATEAAVPAHERVGAATGPVTVVLHGGGPGCRAASDFAAVLALRPERSWLLVDLPGYGGSAAPGAGPRVEVAARALLGLLDGLGLDRIDVLAQSYGGLVALHVAAAASERIRRMVLVGCVPTPAPGGVPGLPVDTGLGARLRADYSGDGRPDRDRMRALMAQAEWHDGTAVPETLVEARFRADRSAAGVEGALEDLGEHLAAVAAPVHLVWGRHDPFAGPAYATALADALPRADLTVLAATAHHPQSERPDTVAALVDAHLGS; encoded by the coding sequence GTGGCCACTGAGGCCGCTGTGCCGGCGCACGAGCGGGTCGGAGCGGCGACCGGACCCGTGACGGTCGTCCTGCACGGCGGTGGCCCCGGCTGCCGGGCCGCGTCCGACTTCGCGGCCGTCCTCGCCCTCCGGCCGGAGCGGAGCTGGCTGCTCGTCGACCTGCCCGGGTACGGCGGTTCGGCCGCGCCGGGCGCCGGGCCCCGGGTCGAGGTCGCGGCACGGGCGCTGCTCGGGCTGCTCGACGGCCTCGGGCTCGACCGGATCGACGTGCTCGCGCAGTCCTACGGCGGGCTCGTCGCGCTGCACGTCGCGGCGGCAGCGTCCGAGCGGATCCGCCGGATGGTGCTGGTCGGGTGCGTCCCCACACCCGCCCCCGGCGGAGTGCCCGGGCTGCCCGTCGACACCGGGCTCGGGGCTCGCCTGCGGGCCGACTACTCCGGCGACGGCCGACCGGACCGGGACCGGATGCGGGCCCTGATGGCGCAGGCGGAGTGGCACGACGGCACTGCGGTGCCGGAGACGCTGGTCGAGGCCCGGTTCCGGGCGGACCGGTCGGCCGCCGGGGTCGAGGGCGCCCTCGAGGACCTGGGTGAGCACCTCGCTGCCGTCGCCGCCCCGGTCCACCTCGTCTGGGGACGTCACGACCCCTTCGCCGGTCCCGCCTACGCCACGGCCCTCGCCGACGCCCTGCCGCGCGCCGACCTCACGGTGCTCGCGGCGACCGCCCACCACCCCCAGTCCGAGCGGCCCGACACCGTCGCCGCCCTCGTCGACGCCCACCTCGGGAGCTGA